A stretch of DNA from Methanogenium sp. S4BF:
AGATCACGCTTCGGGGCGATACGAATCTCGCTCCCGGTACCATTTTTCTGATTACGGTAGAAGAGGCGGGATTCCGCCCCATAGAGAAGACGGATGCGGGGGCGTTTTCCGGTCTGTCAGGGACGGGGGTTGTGCAGGCGGGCTCTCCTCCCTTCTGGTCATTCTCCTTTGGTACTGCCGGATGGGCGGCCGGGGAGTACCGGTTCACCGTTGAAGTGCCAAAGACGGGAACGATGCAGTCAGGGACATTCTCCCTCCTGGCTGTTGAGGATATGCCGGATACGCCCTCCCTTACATCCCCGGTACCGTCACCTGCTGATACACCAGGGCCCTCTCCCTCACCGGGGGCACCCACTCAGTCACCCACTGCTGTGCCGCTCTCCCCTGTTGTCGGTGTGGCAGGAATTGCCGCTATTTATCTATTCAGGGCATATTTTTTAGATTAATAGCGATATGTCGGGTATTATTGATATTGAATAGTATTCCGGTTGAAAACAGGCAGGTATATCTGTTTGGGGCCGGGATTTTTACCTGAACGAAAGAGAGTGGCAGTCTATGATTTTTCCGCAGTCCGTTACTGAGATGTTCGGCTTCAGTCTGGTGAGTATCATTGTTGTGGCAAATGTTATCTTTGCCATCTCTGTGGTTTTTGTTGAACGAAAAAAACCTTCTGCGGCTTTATTATGGGTGTCAGTACTCTTCTTTCTGCCTGTATTCGGGTTTCTGCTGTACCTCGTATTCGGGCAGACAATCTACAAGGAACGGATATTCCGGCTCAAAGAAGAGGATGACCGTATTGCAAAAGAGGTGATTGCACGGCAGGAGCAGGAGCTGGAGCACTTCCATGTGCCGCCGGAGGACAAGGCAGGTGATTATCTCAAAATGATTGCGATGCTCCTCAGAAACGACGGAGCGGTCATGTCGAACGATAACATGGTGGAGGTATATACAGACGGTAATGCGAAGTTCGATGCCCTGCTTGAGGCAATTTCCGGTGCTGAGGACTTCATCCACCTGGAATACTACATCATCCGAAACGATGCCCTTTCCCGGAAGATTGTCACAGCTCTTGCCCGGAAAGCACGGGAAGGAGTCGCTGTCCGGGTGCTGGGGGATGCTGTCGGGTGCCACAGCCTTCCCAAAGACTTCTTCCGTGAACTTACTGATGCCGGAGGTGAGGTCGCCTTCTTTTTCCGGTCAAAATATCTTCACATCAATATGCGGGTAAACTACCGTAACCACCGCAAGATTGCCATCATTGACGGGAAGACGGGGTTTATCGGCGGGTTTAATATCGGCGACGAATATCTCGGAAAAGGCCCCCTCGGGAACTGGCGTGACACGCACCTGAAGATCACCGGCTCCGCCGTGCATTCCCTGCAGGTCCGTTTCTTTATGGACTGGAATCATGCCGCACAGGCCGATCTGGGTTTTGAAGAGCGGTATTTCCCCCCTGCAGAGGGGCGCGAGGGAGCGCTGGTGCAGATCGTCTCCAGCGGGCCGGATTCACGTGGCGAGGCGATAAAAAAAGGATACCTGAGTCTAATCGGGAATGCACGGGAGAGTGTCTGGATTCAGACGCCGTACTTCATCCCGGACGCGAGTATCATGGACGCCCTGAAAATGGCTGCAGAATCAGGGGTGGATGTGCGTATCATGGTTCCCTGCAAACCGGATCACCCGTTTGTCTACTGGGCCGGTTTCTCCTATCTTTGGGAACTGATGGACTCGGGTGTGGGTGTCTATACCTATGACAACGGGTTTATCCATGCAAAGACGGTGGTCGTTGACGGAATCGCGGCCTCGGTCGGGAGTGCAAACTGGGATATCAGGAGTTTTGCACTGAACTTTGAGGCCAACGCCTTCCTCTACAAAGGTGACGTGCCGCCCCGCCTGAAAAAGATCTTTGCAGACGATATTGCATCGTGCACGAAAGTGACCCCGAAGATGTATGCAAACCGGGCCTTCACGGTGCGGTTCAAAGAATCGTTCTCCCGACTCTTATCCGGGATTCTATGAATTTTTTGGGGAAAATTTATTCTCACGTCGCAGATGGCATCGGACATGCTTTCCTTCAGATATACCGGTTCTATCTCCTTTTTACTCCGAAAAAATGCCTCAGCCGGGGGATATTCTGCTGGTAATGCACCTGCAGTGACGGCCAGGTGTAGGGGAGGTACTGTGGCAGCATGGCAGAGGCCATTATACCTTTTTCAATGAGAGATTTCTCACGGCCCATGACGCTGTTCTGGTGGTGCAGCACTGCCTCAAGAAACTCATCGGGGGTCTCTGCCGGAGCGCAGGTGAGGACGTGCCCGAGATCAGAGAGGATATGTCCATCTGTGCCACCAGTGATGCACATGCGCCGTATCTCAGCCACATCTGCTGCCTTTTCGTTGAGCAGGTGTGACATGCCCCCGCTGATCACCTCGAGGCCGTCGAATGTGTCGTACATCCGGGCCGGGAGGTATTTTCGTTCGATACACTTGCAGAGTCCTTTGTTGAAGAGCAGGTAGCCATAAGGGTGGGCGGCGATCATGACACAGTTGTATTCGTCTGCCAGTGCGGCAATGTCCGGTGTCGTGAGTGATGTTGCAAGACACGGGCTGCTGCTCTTTGTATCTTTGATGTGCTTCTCGTAGAATTCCGTGAGTTCCCGAACGGAGAAGAAGTACAGGAGGATATGGGGGCCGTCCCAGGCACTGATCTCGATACCCGGGATGAGGAGGACGGGGGCGTCCCGGCGCTCTGCCTCGGAGACGCCACTGACGGCGTTGTGATCGGTGATGGCAAGACCGATCCCCTTCTTTTTTGCAAGTGCAAGGGCATCGCGGACACGGGTGGGGGAGTCGGAGTGGTTGGTATG
This window harbors:
- the cls gene encoding cardiolipin synthase, whose protein sequence is MIFPQSVTEMFGFSLVSIIVVANVIFAISVVFVERKKPSAALLWVSVLFFLPVFGFLLYLVFGQTIYKERIFRLKEEDDRIAKEVIARQEQELEHFHVPPEDKAGDYLKMIAMLLRNDGAVMSNDNMVEVYTDGNAKFDALLEAISGAEDFIHLEYYIIRNDALSRKIVTALARKAREGVAVRVLGDAVGCHSLPKDFFRELTDAGGEVAFFFRSKYLHINMRVNYRNHRKIAIIDGKTGFIGGFNIGDEYLGKGPLGNWRDTHLKITGSAVHSLQVRFFMDWNHAAQADLGFEERYFPPAEGREGALVQIVSSGPDSRGEAIKKGYLSLIGNARESVWIQTPYFIPDASIMDALKMAAESGVDVRIMVPCKPDHPFVYWAGFSYLWELMDSGVGVYTYDNGFIHAKTVVVDGIAASVGSANWDIRSFALNFEANAFLYKGDVPPRLKKIFADDIASCTKVTPKMYANRAFTVRFKESFSRLLSGIL
- a CDS encoding PHP domain-containing protein; translation: MSTRTGFPRIIFGEPDITQLSRRGLVGVDMHFHTNHSDSPTRVRDALALAKKKGIGLAITDHNAVSGVSEAERRDAPVLLIPGIEISAWDGPHILLYFFSVRELTEFYEKHIKDTKSSSPCLATSLTTPDIAALADEYNCVMIAAHPYGYLLFNKGLCKCIERKYLPARMYDTFDGLEVISGGMSHLLNEKAADVAEIRRMCITGGTDGHILSDLGHVLTCAPAETPDEFLEAVLHHQNSVMGREKSLIEKGIMASAMLPQYLPYTWPSLQVHYQQNIPRLRHFFGVKRR